From a single Gimesia fumaroli genomic region:
- a CDS encoding cryptochrome/DNA photolyase family protein has translation MNVPDIRIRQLNQAPLKGDGAYVLYWMIANRRTRYNYSLQRAVELSQALNKPLLVFEALRCGYEWASDRLHQFVLQGMAANQKSLKDSAATYYCYVEPEAGHGSGLLKALATNACAVITDDFPCFFIPRMLEQVAPRLPVSLEAIDSNGLLPMRAASQVFPTAYSFRRYLHKKLPAHLLERPQTNPLARIKLPPLKQIPTKILERWPQATEKTLQATPETLAEFPIDHQVGPSVFQGGMDAAKSRLKQFLDKRFDRYLDERNLPEEDVTSGFSPYLHFGHISAHEIFDQIINCEHWTIEKVLDQKATGKRAGWWNMSETAEAFLDQLITWRELGYNMCWQRADYDQYESLPDWAQKTLEEHARDPRDPCYTREEFENAETHDELWNAAQTQLVTEGRLHNYMRMVWGKKILHWSVSPQEALQTMIYLNNKYAVDGRNPNSYSGIFWCLGRYDRAWGPERPIFGKIRYMCSKNTARKFSVSGYLERYCRESRQGQLFD, from the coding sequence TCGCCAATCGTCGCACCCGCTATAACTATAGTTTGCAGCGCGCCGTCGAGCTGAGTCAGGCATTAAACAAACCGTTGCTGGTTTTCGAGGCGTTGCGCTGCGGCTACGAATGGGCCAGCGACCGCCTGCATCAATTTGTCCTACAGGGTATGGCTGCAAATCAGAAAAGTCTCAAAGATTCTGCCGCCACCTATTATTGCTATGTCGAGCCTGAAGCTGGTCATGGTTCGGGGCTGTTGAAAGCACTGGCTACGAACGCGTGTGCCGTCATCACCGATGACTTTCCCTGCTTCTTCATCCCCCGCATGCTGGAGCAGGTTGCACCACGGTTGCCTGTCAGTCTGGAAGCCATTGATTCGAACGGCCTGTTACCTATGCGAGCGGCTTCCCAGGTTTTCCCGACCGCCTACTCCTTTCGTCGATACTTGCACAAGAAGCTGCCGGCGCATTTGTTGGAGCGTCCACAGACCAATCCCCTGGCCCGCATCAAGCTGCCTCCGCTCAAGCAGATCCCGACGAAGATCCTTGAACGCTGGCCGCAGGCTACTGAGAAAACATTGCAGGCAACGCCGGAAACGCTGGCTGAGTTCCCCATTGACCATCAGGTCGGCCCCTCCGTGTTTCAGGGAGGCATGGACGCTGCGAAATCCAGGTTAAAGCAGTTTCTCGACAAACGTTTCGACCGCTATCTCGATGAACGAAATTTGCCTGAAGAGGACGTCACCAGCGGCTTCTCTCCCTATCTGCACTTCGGCCACATTTCGGCGCATGAAATTTTTGACCAGATCATCAACTGCGAACACTGGACGATAGAGAAAGTGCTAGATCAGAAAGCCACCGGGAAGCGGGCCGGCTGGTGGAACATGAGCGAAACCGCCGAAGCCTTTCTCGATCAACTCATCACCTGGCGCGAACTGGGATATAATATGTGCTGGCAGCGTGCCGATTATGATCAATATGAGTCACTACCCGACTGGGCACAAAAAACATTGGAAGAGCACGCCCGCGATCCGCGTGATCCCTGTTATACGCGGGAAGAATTTGAAAATGCAGAGACGCATGACGAACTATGGAATGCTGCCCAGACACAACTCGTCACCGAAGGCCGCCTGCATAATTACATGCGCATGGTCTGGGGCAAAAAAATTCTGCACTGGTCCGTCTCACCGCAAGAAGCACTGCAGACGATGATTTATCTCAACAACAAATACGCCGTAGACGGTCGCAATCCGAATTCTTACAGCGGCATTTTCTGGTGTCTCGGCCGATATGATCGTGCCTGGGGGCCGGAACGACCTATCTTCGGAAAAATCCGCTATATGTGCAGCAAAAACACGGCTCGTAAATTCAGCGTGTCCGGTTATCTCGAACGCTATTGCCGGGAATCGCGCCAGGGGCAATTGTTCGATTGA
- a CDS encoding class I SAM-dependent methyltransferase, which produces MSKDLFRGTVPYYSRYRVPYPEPLLAKIRTKSALSGQGSLLDLGCGTGEIALRMAPFFRDVTAVDIDPEMLAAAEQKAQKRGIETIQWLNQSAEQFSADTDSFELVTIGAAFHWMDRRTIAERVREWLQPGKPLVVLGYTSIWSGTADWLPLVQTVIKKWLGEKRRAGSGEFPDAIDPHELVLTKSGYTLDEFEYQHPHTWTLDELIGNLYSTSFASPAVLGDKQSAFEADLRKTLLDYNSSGTYQEEMTFYALIATPY; this is translated from the coding sequence GTGTCCAAAGACCTTTTTCGAGGGACCGTCCCCTATTACTCACGCTACCGTGTACCCTATCCCGAACCGCTGCTGGCAAAGATTCGTACCAAATCCGCTCTTTCTGGCCAGGGTTCTCTGCTGGACCTGGGTTGTGGCACGGGAGAAATCGCACTACGCATGGCCCCGTTTTTTCGTGACGTCACCGCAGTGGACATCGATCCGGAAATGTTAGCTGCTGCAGAGCAGAAAGCCCAGAAACGGGGAATTGAAACAATACAGTGGCTCAATCAATCTGCCGAGCAGTTTTCTGCAGACACTGATTCCTTTGAGCTGGTAACAATCGGCGCGGCCTTTCATTGGATGGACCGACGTACCATCGCAGAGCGAGTGCGTGAATGGCTACAGCCGGGGAAACCGCTGGTCGTTTTAGGTTACACCAGTATCTGGAGTGGCACTGCCGACTGGCTACCTCTTGTGCAGACGGTGATCAAAAAATGGCTGGGAGAAAAACGACGTGCCGGCTCGGGAGAATTTCCTGATGCGATTGATCCTCACGAACTGGTGTTGACCAAATCCGGCTATACACTGGACGAATTCGAATACCAGCACCCTCATACTTGGACGCTCGACGAACTGATCGGCAATCTGTATTCGACTTCGTTCGCTTCCCCTGCTGTTTTAGGAGACAAGCAATCCGCGTTTGAAGCTGATCTGCGGAAAACTCTGCTCGACTATAACAGCAGCGGAACGTATCAGGAAGAAATGACATTCTACGCCTTGATAGCAACCCCGTATTAG
- a CDS encoding VOC family protein, with translation MKVHGVLETAIYVDDLQLAVDFYRRLFEFEIMAEDQRFCAMNAGDRSVFLIFKRGATHTAAHLEGGVIPPHDGSGPVHFAFAIERDDLKEWEERLITEGVEIESRVSWPRGGESLYFRDPDNHVLELATPGIWPIY, from the coding sequence GTGAAAGTGCACGGCGTTCTGGAAACAGCCATTTATGTGGATGACCTGCAACTGGCGGTCGACTTCTATCGACGGTTGTTTGAGTTTGAAATTATGGCCGAAGATCAGCGGTTTTGCGCGATGAATGCCGGTGACCGCAGTGTGTTCCTGATCTTTAAACGGGGTGCAACGCATACAGCCGCTCATCTGGAAGGGGGCGTGATTCCGCCGCACGATGGATCGGGGCCCGTGCATTTCGCCTTTGCGATTGAACGCGACGATCTGAAAGAGTGGGAAGAACGGCTCATTACTGAGGGAGTCGAAATCGAAAGCCGCGTCAGCTGGCCTCGCGGCGGTGAAAGTCTCTACTTCCGCGACCCCGACAACCACGTGCTCGAACTCGCGACTCCCGGCATCTGGCCCATTTATTAA